In a single window of the Elaeis guineensis isolate ETL-2024a chromosome 6, EG11, whole genome shotgun sequence genome:
- the LOC105060093 gene encoding cyclin-T1-3, with protein sequence MAGILPGDSSQHGMVESSPYRLSHDRREELNHTGSTWYFSRKEIEENSPSRRDGIDLKKETYLRKSYCTFLQDLGMRLKVPQVTIATAIVFCHRFFLRQSHAKNDRRTIATVCMFLAGKVEETPRPLKDVILVSYEIIHKKDPAAVQRIKQREVYEQQKELILIGERLVLATLGFDLNVHHPYKPLVEAIKKFKVAQNALAQVAWNFVNDGLRTSLCLQFKPHHIAAGAIFLAAKFLKVKLPSDGEKVWWQEFDVTPRQLEEVSNQMLELYEQNRVTQAPSHGSEAEGSSVSGANFQTSAKAPASTEESPSQNGFCQPTKTAGMQSAALTSSLARPVPDQLHPDRQNGPQRVSQNDSKDHRNNKQRSGLHDHKMEPGPMDHRYHDSANMAEAGNSRANYGSERPVEESMMSVTSGTTETKDGKFTGSEGPKGYSQMDAINKIDKDKVKAALEKRRKSRGDVARKMDLMDEDDLIERELEHGVELAVEDERMKQERRHGWLKPSYRQEPLNLDHITENGFHGADKTKKNAEEGELSLDSQELHSPEPRNPKRKAASPGKQFGGKDGFDVSHYHASSAKHRVTIDDSYVMGRFERAERDHKRLRQENQV encoded by the exons ATGGCTGGCATATTACCTGGAGACTCCTCACAACATGGAATGGTGGAAAGTAGTCCCTATAGGTTATCTCATGACAGGCGTGAGGAACTTAATCATACTGGTTCCACTTGGTATTTTAGTCGGAAGGAAATTGAAGAAAACTCACCATCTAGGAGAGATGGCATTGATCTGAAGAAAGAGACATATCTTCGCAAGTCGTACTGCACATTTCTGCAGGATTTGGGCATGAGACTCAAAGT ACCTCAAGTGACAATAGCCACTGCAATTGTATTTTGTCATCGTTTTTTCCTTCGCCAGTCTCATGCAAAAAATGATAGGAGG ACCATTGCTACTGTTTGCATGTTCTTGGCTGGAAAGGTCGAAGAAACCCCTCGGCCTTTAAAGGATGTTATTCTTGTTTCTTATGAAATTATCCATAAGAAGGATCCTGCTGCTGTCCAAAGAATCAAACAGAGG GAAGTATATGAGCAACAGAAagaacttattttaattggagaACGGCTGGTACTTGCAACTCTTGGTTTTGATCTGAATGTGCATCATCCATATAAACCCCTCGTTGAAGCAATAAAGAAGTTTAAGGTTGCTCAAAATGCCCTTGCACAAGTTGCTTGGAATTTTGTCAATGATGG GCTACGTACTTCGCTCTGCCTGCAATTCAAGCCCCACCATATTGCGGCTGGTGCCATCTTCCTGGCTGCCAAGTTTCTGAAagtgaagcttccgtctgatggTGAGAAGGTTTGGTGGCAGGAATTTGATGTTACCCCACGGCAGTTGGAAG AGGTTAGCAATCAAATGCTGGAACTGTATGAACAAAACCGTGTGACGCAGGCACCATCCCATGGGAGTGAAGCTGAAGGGAGCTCTGTCAGTGGGGCCAATTTCCAGACTTCAGCAAAAGCTCCAGCTTCTACGGAGGAGTCCCCTTCACAAAATGGTTTCTGTCAGCCAACAAAAACTGCTGGCATGCAGAGTGCTGCCCTGACAAGCTCATTGGCTCGCCCTGTGCCTGATCAGTTGCACCCTGATAGGCAAAATGGGCCCCAAAGGGTTTCGCAAAATGATAGCAAAGACCATCGGAACAACAAGCAAAGAAGTGGCCTTCATGACCATAAAATGGAACCTGGACCGATGGATCATCGGTATCATGATTCAGCGAATATGGCAGAAGCTGGAAACAGCAGGGCCAATTATGGGTCTGAACGTCCAGTAGAAGAGTCCATGATGTCTGTCACCAGTGGAACCACTGAGACAAAAGATGGGAAATTTACTGGCAGTGAAGGTCCCAAAGGTTACTCTCAAATGGATGCTATAAACAAGATAGACAAAGACAAGGTGAAAGCTGCTTTGGAGAAACGGAGAAAGTCCCGAGGTGATGTTGCTAGGAAAATGGATCTGATGGATGAAGACGACCTCATCGAGAGGGAGCTGGAACATGGTGTTGAATTGGCAGTTGAAGATGAGAGGATGAAGCAGGAGAGAAGGCATGGCTGGTTAAAACCTTCCTACAGACAGGAGCCGCTGAATCTCGATCATATAACTGAGAATGGATTCCATGGAGCTGATAAGACGAAGAAGAATGCAGAAGAAGGGGAGCTGTCACTGGATAGCCAGGAGCTCCATTCTCCAGAACCAAGGAACCCGAAGAGGAAAGCAGCGAGCCCAGGTAAACAGTTTGGGGGAAAGGATGGGTTTGATGTCTCACATTATCATGCATCCTCTGCAAAGCACCGAGTTACCATTGACGATTCATATGTGATGGGTAGATTTGAACGTGCTGAGAGAGATCATAAAAGGCTGAGGCAGGAAAATCAGGTCTGA